In a single window of the Zea mays cultivar B73 chromosome 5, Zm-B73-REFERENCE-NAM-5.0, whole genome shotgun sequence genome:
- the LOC541732 gene encoding myb-related protein Myb4, with protein MGRAPCCEKMGLKRGPWTPEEDRILVAHIERHGHSNWRALPKQAGLPRCGKSCRLRWINYLRPDIKRGNFTREEEDAVIQLHQMLGNRWSAIAARLPGRTDNEIKNVWHTHLKKRLEPKTATQAPKRKPKKQQQPEAVTLAAPVSPEQSVSTSTTSTTTDYSAASSSLENADSFTSEEEDYQIDDSFWSETLAMAVDSSDSGMEEAEGAFGASPPAPSTNDDVDFWLKLFMQASDMQNSPQIYA; from the exons ATGGGGCGCGCTCCGTGCTGCGAGAAGATGGGGCTCAAGAGGGGCCCGTGGACGCCCGAGGAGGACAGGATCCTGGTGGCGCACATCGAGCGCCACGGCCACAGCAACTGGCGCGCGCTGCCCAAGCAGGCGGGCCTTCCCCGCTGCGGCAAGAGCTGCCGCCTCCGCTGGATCAACTACCTGCGCCCCGACATCAAGCGCGGCAACTTCACCCGCGAGGAGGAGGACGCAGTCATCCAACTCCACCAAATGCTCGGCAACAG ATGgtcggcaatcgctgccaggctgCCGGGGAGGACGGACAACGAGATCAAGAACGTCTGGCACACTCACCTCAAGAAGCGACTGGAGCCTAAGACAGCCACGCAGGCGCCCAAGCGAAAGCCCAAGAAGCAGCAGCAGCCAGAGGCGGTGACGCTCGCAGCGCCGGTCTCGCCGGAGCAGTCAGTCTCCACGTCGACCACCAGCACCACCACTGACTACTCGGCGGCCTCGTCGTCGTTGGAGAACGCGGATAGCTTCACCTCGGAGGAGGAGGACTACCAGATTGACGACAGCTTCTGGTCCGAGACGCTGGCGATGGCGGTCGACAGTTCCGACTCCGGGATGGAGGAGGCAGAGGGCGCCTTCGGCGCGTcgccgccggcgccgtcgaccaaCGACGACGTGGACTTTTGGCTCAAGCTGTTCATGCAGGCCAGCGACATGCAGAATTCGCCCCAGATTTATGCATGA